A section of the Malaclemys terrapin pileata isolate rMalTer1 chromosome 15, rMalTer1.hap1, whole genome shotgun sequence genome encodes:
- the PRR12 gene encoding proline-rich protein 12 — protein sequence MDRNYPSAGFGDPLGAGPGWSYERSAKASLVYGGSRTSHPDTDILHRQAYAAPHPLQGYATNHHPAGLSGLFETGLHHASSATPDASVMNLISALESRAPQPGPSASSLLSQFRTPSWQTAMHTPAPAELFISGAIPGSGTFPSSSALSAYQHPASFSGRSFPVSSSLSLQDAAFSPSSNGLLSPHDPLLHIKSSQASVPSSLSFDRLGSAVLGTGLPSQSSAYRSAQESASRHLPSQFNLLSSSLGPSDQSSQLYNTSVFSSSPAASMERAIPRQDSVIKHYQRPSSAQPQLPAAHSLQHYLSCGGSYQQMSHRAGLSCSPLGEPSPAGSEGSQKPSQAPRQEPGQSYRPIIQSPGYSGAAAGSSSKSKSYSASRQTPRSTATPKCQSSFSVSVAKPSSVIASQSQAYSPGQPQSLLSMNQPQSYAVSQSQSLSSVSQASQFSGSQAQDLTSVSKAQSYGPGQAQPGGQGGQAGQGLQPCVSQSQAYSPEQLQGLSTVGYSVQAEPHVSVSQTPSYGPAHSQGMPTASPSLSYSTGHSPAMPSHPQPIGYAHGQSLPDSSPSQIGRPLQSPTAARPQSVNSPGQSQKYLTSVLSPSFMQPAHGQSYPGVERAASYGKAKAESDLLAAERAEDEDFLIQHLLQSQTPPPRGPAEGLVQCEERGAKGLAYGGLSKSEERYHLQSVIRTNSNLDSQGLELSLQGLKEKKKGERPHARSTPEALATSVVHYSHQAGSMESYAQDMKKSVEHLQAGAKDLGQAHSYLQKTPEHGPQPHRMVGEPPPMELLPGQQGAPLLLDSSPDLPQLSLPPQQQQQQSQLLQSVLTHTQSQLHPRAKVHLLEPQRLHPPEPPSPQLQLQALEAHLHQAHVRSQGLDPQQSPQLQGQLQAENMEVLGQSQEIQDFLEPDLSLESHLGQGGAGLEPDSSQQVPQARLEAKDQFESPSPQGSKQRFVPLTSICFPDSLLQDEDRSFFPGMEDMFGPGACGPDDFPKPGCGEDEPPSLERAEGLKGGAGGYDMLPAGQGYQGYCPGEGGDGSHLAMEPVKHELPSTVNAEPLGLIQAGHGGPEGAAKPGLTSPIFCSSKPKKLLKTTSFHLLKKRDPPFQPPKKAYAQEYEFQDDEDKADVPADIRLNSRRLPDLLPDLISSCRARPSLSPMGDIDFCPHHSATDGPKKRGRKPTKPKRDGPPRPRGRPRIRPLAEPHGVLPPDGAKKPRGRGRGRGKKGGEEGGEGGAGAEPLKPLKIKLAVPKGGEGAPAEPAPPGPVPPEAGLDSSQTREKIKAKIREVEEKQPEMKSGFMASFLDFLKSGKRQQLPTAAASPPKTPRPPAAQPPFGLAPPLLPGALDGAEGEGLVMSCTSPCKRLDEELKRNLETLPSFSSDEEDSVGKNQDLQKSISSAISALDDPAERKEGDGADAPAVEEKLPSPAPSEASQQEPPPAASPASPPEPPPPPPEGPPAQASPELEEPEDARPLHLAKKQETAAVCGETDEEEAESGGEGIFRERDEFVIRVEDIQALKLALQTGREPPPIWRVQKALLQKFTPEIKDGQRQFCATSNYLGYFGDAKNRYQRLYVKFLENINKKDYVRVCSKKPWHRPLQAVRRQNQAKTSGPKVPAPPKAEKQPEASERAEMPEKGPKPEKGPKPEKPEKGPKPEKGPKPEKVERAPKSDKPPKAERAEKPPRADKPAKADKAPKAEKTEPTAPAPPKAAPAGAPKPKPKPAKVKAEPPPKKRKKWLKEAASSSDSESSPDQQSEEDLRNCPRLRRR from the exons aTGGACAGGAACTACCCCAGCGCCGGCTTCGGGGACCCGCTGGGCGCCGGCCCGGGATGGAGCTACGAGCGATCGGCCAAGGCCAg cctggtgtACGGCGGGTCCCGGACGTCCCATCCCGACACGGACATTCTGCACCGCCAGGCCtacgccgccccccaccccctgcagggcTACGCCACGAACCACCACCCCGCAG gtctCTCCGGGCTCTTCGAGACGGGACTCCATCATGCCAGCAGCGCCACCCCCGATGCCTCCGTCATGAACCTCATCTCGGCGCTGGAGTCGCGGGCCCCTCAGCCCGGCCCCTCGGCCTCCTCGCTGCTCTCCCAGTTCCGCACCCCCTCCTGGCAGACAG CCATGCACACTCCGGCCCCGGCTGAGCTCTTCATCTCGGGCGCCATCCCCGGCTCGGGCACCTTCCCGTCGTCCTCGGCGCTGTCGGCCTACCAGCACCCGGCCTCCTTCAGCGGGCGCAGCTTCCCGGTCAGCTCCTCGCTCAGCCTGCAGGATGCGGCCTTCAGCCCCAGCTCCAACGGGCTCCTGTCCCCGCACGACCCGCTGCTGCACATCAAATCCTCCCAGGCCAGCGTCCCCTCCTCCCTCAGCTTCGACCGGCTGGGCAGCGCCGTGCTGGGCACCggcctgccctcccagagctcggCCTACCGCAGTGCCCAGGAGTCGGCCTCCCGCCACCTGCCCTCCCAGTTCAACCTGCTCTCGTCCTCCCTGGGGCCCTCGGATCAGTCCTCGCAGCTGTACAACACCTCCGTCTTCTCCAGCTCGCCCGCCGCCTCCATGGAGCGGGCCATCCCCCGGCAGGACAGCGTCATCAAGCACTACCAGCGCCCCTCCAGCGCCCAACCGCAGCTGCCCGCCGCCCACTCCCTCCAGCACTACCTGAGCTGTGGGGGCAGCTACCAGCAGATGTCCCACCGCGCCGGCCTCTCCTGCAGCCCCCTGGGCGAGCCCTCGCCCGCCGGCTCCGAGGGCTCCCAGAAGCCGTCGCAGGCCCCCCGCCAGGAACCCGGGCAGAGCTACCGGCCCATCATCCAGTCGCCCGGCTACTCGGGCGCGGCGGCCGGCTCCTCCTCCAAATCCAAGAGCTACTCGGCCTCCCGCCAGACCCCCCGCTCCACCGCCACCCCCAAGTGCCAAAGCAGCTTCTCCGTCTCCGTCGCCAAGCCCAGCTCGGTCATCGCCAGCCAGTCCCAGGCCTACTCGCCCGGCCAGCCCCAGAGCCTACTGTCCATGAACCAGCCCCAGAGCTACGCCGTCAGCCAGTCCCAGAGCCTCTCCTCCGTCAGCCAGGCCTCCCAGTTCAGCGGCAGCCAGGCGCAGGACCTGACCAGCGTCAGCAAGGCCCAGAGCTACGGCCCGGGGCAGGCCCAGCCGGGCGGGCAGGGCGGGCAGGCcgggcaggggctgcagccctGCGTGAGTCAGAGCCAGGCCTACTCTCCggagcagctgcaggggctgtCGACGGTGGGTTACAGCGTCCAGGCCGAGCCCCACGTCTCGGTGAGCCAGACGCCCAGCTACGGGCCGGCCCACTCCCAGGGCATGCCCACCGCCAGCCCCTCGCTGAGCTACAGCACCGGGCACTCACCCGCCATGCCCAGCCACCCGCAGCCCATCGGCTACGCCCACGGGCAGAGCCTCCCCGACTCCAGCCCCTCGCAGATCGGCCGGCCCCTGCAGTCGCCCACGGCCGCCCGGCCCCAGAGCGTGAACTCGCCCGGCCAGTCCCAGAAGTACCTGACGTCGGTGCTGTCGCCTTCCTTCATGCAGCCGGCGCACGGGCAGAGCTACCCGGGCGTGGAGCGGGCGGCCTCCTATGGCAAGGCCAAGGCCGAGTCGGACCTGCTGGCGGCCGAGCGGGCGGAGGACGAGGATTTCCTCATTCAGCACCTACTGCAGTCCCAGACGCCACCCCCACGGGGGCCGGCCGAGGGGCTGGTGCAGTGCGAGGAGCGGGGGGCCAAGGGGCTGGCCTACGGGGGGCTCAGCAAGTCCGAGGAGCGCTACCACCTGCAGAGTGTCATCCGCACCAACTCCAACCTGGACAGCCAGGGCCTGGAGCTGTCTCTGCAGGGCctgaaggagaagaagaaaggggAGCGGCCCCACGCCCGCTCCACCCCAGAAGCGCTCGCCACCTCCGTGGTGCATTACAGCCACCAGGCCGGCTCCATGGAGAGCTACGCCCAGGACATGAAGAAGTCAGTGGAGCACCTGCAAGCCGGGGCCAAGGACCTGGGCCAGGCCCACTCCTACCTGCAGAAGACCCCCGAgcacggcccccagccccaccgcatGGTGGGCGAGCCCCCGCCCATGGAGCTGCtgcccggccagcagggggcgccgctGCTGCTGGACTCGTCCCCCGACCTGccccagctctccctgcccccccagcagcagcagcaacaatccCAGCTGCTGCAGTCGGTGCTGACGCacacccagagccagctgcatccCCGGGCCAAGGTGCACCTGCTGGAGCCGCAGCGCCTGCACCCGCCCGAGCCCCCCtcgccccagctccagctgcaggCCCTGGAAGCTCACCTGCACCAAGCCCACGTCCGCTCGCAGGGTCTGGACCCCCAGCAgtcaccccagctccagggccagctgcaggccGAGAACATGGAGGTGCTGGGCCAGTCCCAGGAGATCCAGGACTTCCTGGAGCCCGACCTGAGCCTGGAGTCCCACCTGGGCCAGGGCGGGGCCGGCCTGGAGCCCGACTCCTCCCAGCAGGTGCCCCAGGCCCGGCTGGAGGCCAAGGACCAGTTTGAGAGCCCCAGCCCACAGGGCTCCAAGCAGCGCTTCGTGCCCCTCACCTCCATCTGCTTCCCCGACTCGCTGCTGCAGGACGAGGACCGCAGCTTCTTCCCCGGCATGGAGGACATGTTCGGGCCGGGGGCCTGCGGCCCCGACGACTTCCCCAAGCCGGGCTGCGGGGAGGAcgagccccccagcctggagcggGCCGAGGGCCTGAAGGGGGGGGCCGGCGGCTACGACATGCTGCCGGCCGGCCAGGGGTACCAGGGCTACTGCCCCGGCGAGGGCGGGGACGGCTCCCACCTGGCCATGGAGCCGGTCAAGCACGAGCTGCCCTCCACCGTCAACGCCGAGCCGCTGGGGCTGATCCAGGCGGGCCACGGCGGGCCGGAGGGGGCGGCCAAGCCGGGCCTCACCTCGCCCATCTTCTGCTCCTCCAAGCCCAAGAAGCTGCTGAAGACCACCTCCTTCCACCTGCTCAAGAAGCGGGACCCCCCGTTCCAGCCCCCCAAGAAGGCCTACGCCCAGGAATACGAGTTCCAGGACGACGAGGACAAGGCCGACGTGCCGGCCGACATCCGCCTGAACAGCCGGCGCCTGCCCGACCTGCTGCCTGACCTCATCTCCAGCTGCCGGGCCCGGCCAAGCCTCAGCCCCATGGGCGACATCGACTTCTGCCCCCACCACAGCGCCACCGACGGCCCCAAGAAGCGGGGACGCAAGCCCACCAAGCCCAAGCGGGacgggcccccccggccccgcggccggccCCGCatccggcccctggccgagcccCACGGCGTCCTGCCCCCCGACGGCGCCAAGAAGCCCCGGGgtagggggcgggggcggggcaagaaggggggtgaggaggggggcgAAGGAGGGGCCGGCGCCGAGCCCCTCAAGCCGCTCAAG ATCAAGCTGGCGGTGCCCAAGGGCGGCGAGGGGGCCCCGGCAGAGCCGGCCCCCCCTGGGCCGGTGCCCCCCGAGGCCGGGCTGGATAGCAGCCAGACGCGGGAGAAGATCAAGGCGAAGATCCGGGAGGTGGAGGAGAAGCAGCCGGAGATGAAGTCGGGCTTCATGGCCTCCTTCCTGGACTTCCTCAAGTCGGGCAAGCGGCAGCAGCTGCCCACGGCCGCCGCCagcccccccaagaccccacgGCCCCCCGCGGCCCAGCCCCCCTTCGGCCTGGCGCCCCCCCTGCTGCCGGGGGCGCTGGACGGGGCCGAGGGCGAGGGGCTGGTCATGAGCTGCACCAGTCCCTGCAAGCGGCTGGACGAGGAGCTGAAACGCAACCTGGAGACGCTGCCCTCGTTTTCCTCCGACGAGGAGGACTCGGTGGGCAAGAACCAGGACCTGCAGAAGAGCATCTCGTCCGCCATCTCCGCCCTGGACGACCCGGCCGAGCGCAAGGAGGGCGACGGGGCCG ACGCCCCCGCGGTGGAGGAGAAgctgcccagcccggccccctctGAGGCCTCCCAGCAGGAGCCCCCCCCAGCCGCCTCCCCGGCCtcgccccccgagccccccccgccgccccccgagGGGCCCCCGGCCCAGGCCTCCCCCGAGCTGGAGGAGCCGGAGGACGCGCGGCCCCTGCACCTGGCCAAGAAGCAGGAGACGGCAGCCGTGTGCGGCGAGACGGACGAGGAGGAGGccgagagtgggggagaggggatcttCCGGGAACGCGACGAATTCGTCATCCGCGTGGAGGACATCCAGGCCCTCAag CTGGCGTTGCAGACGGGCCGGGAGCCGCCCCCCATCTGGCGGGTGCAGAAAGCCCTGCTGCAGAAATTCACCCCCGAGATCAAGGACGGGCAGCGGCAATTCTGTGCCACCAGCAAC tacCTGGGCTATTTCGGGGATGCCAAGAACCGCTACCAGCGTCTCTACGTGAAGTTCCTGGAGAACATCAACAAGAAGGATTACGTACGCGTCTGCTCCAAGAAGCCCTGGCACCGGCCGCTGCAGGCCGTGAG GAGGCAAAACCAGGCCAAGACTTCAGGCCCTAAGGTCCCGGCCCCGCCCAAGGCCGAGAAGCAACCGGAGGCGTCGGAGCGGGCAGAGATGCCGGAGAAGGGCCCCAAGCCGGAGAAGGGCCCCAAGCCGGAGAAGCCGGAGAAGGGCCCCAAGCCGGAGAAGGGCCCCAAGCCGGAGAAGGTGGAGCGGGCCCCCAAGTCGGACAAGCCCCCCAAGGCGGAGCGGGCCGAGAAGCCGCCCCGGGCGGACAAGCCGGCCAAGGCTGACAAGGCCCCCAAAGCGGAGAAGACGGAGCCCACGGCACCCGCCCCCCCTAAGGCCGCTCCGGCCGGCGCCCCGAAGCCCAAACCCAAACCCGCCAAGGTGAAGGCGGAGCCTCCCccgaagaagaggaaaaaatggcTGAAGGAGGCTGCGTCCTCCTCGGACTCGGAGTCCAGCCCGGACCAGCAGAGCGAGGAGG atctgaggaactgccccagatTGAGACGTCggtag